In the Alligator mississippiensis isolate rAllMis1 chromosome 7, rAllMis1, whole genome shotgun sequence genome, one interval contains:
- the GPR17 gene encoding uracil nucleotide/cysteinyl leukotriene receptor: MDSPAETSSLLLNSSLEASEQCGKETHMENILFATFYLLDFILALVGNALALWLFIRDQKSGTPANIFLMHLAVADLSFVLILPTRVVYHFSGNHWPFGEIPCRLTGFLFYLNMYASIYFLMCISVDRFLAIVHPVKSIKLRRSLYAHLACAFLWAIVAVAMAPLLISVQTVQMNNTTVCLQLYREKASRHALISLAVAFTFPFVTTVTCYLLIIRSLKSGNRVEKHLKEKAIKMIIMVLMIFLVCFVPYHVNRYIYILHYDGTKTSCETQRILALNNRITSCLTSLNGALDPVMYFFVAEKFREALCSLFCGKKAVMLPQTYEGKTNESSLSAKSEL; this comes from the coding sequence ATGGATAGCCCAGCAGAGACCTCAAGCCTGCTACTCAATTCTTCCCTGGAAGCTTCGGAGCAATGTGGCAAAGAGACCCACATGGAGAACATCCTTTTTGCAACTTTTTATCTCCTGGATTTCATCCTGGCTCTTGTTGGCAATGCTCTGGCTCTCTGGCTCTTCATCCGGGACCAGAAGTCAGGTACTCCAGCCAACATCTTCCTGATGCATCTTGCTGTTGCTGACTTGTCTTTTGTGCTGATACTTCCCACCCGGGTGGTATACCATTTTTCTGGCAATCACTGGCCATTTGGTGAGATCCCATGCAGACTTACTGGTTTCCTCTTTTATCTCAACATGTATGCTAGCATCTACTTTCTCATGTGCATCAGCGTTGACCGCTTCCTAGCCATTGTGCATCCTGTGAAGTCCATTAAACTCCGCAGGTCACTCTATGCTCACTTAGCATGTGCCTTTCTATGGGCTATAGTTGCTGTTGCAATGGCACCTCTGTTGATCAGTGTGCAGACAGTCCAGATGAATAATACAACTGTCTGCCTGCAACTTTACAGAGAAAAGGCATCACGCCACGCTCTTATATCCTTGGCAGTGGCATTCACCTTTCCATTTGTTACTACAGTGACTTGCTACTTATTAATCATCCGCAGCCTAAAAAGTGGCAACAGAGTTGAGAAGCACCTGAAGGAAAAAGCCATCAAGATGATCATCATGGTTCTAATGATCTTCCTGGTCTGCTTTGTACCCTATCATGTCAATCGCTACATTTATATTCTCCATTATGATGGCACCAAGACTTCCTGTGAAACTCAGCGAATCCTGGCTCTAAATAACCGCATCACTTCTTGCCTCACTAGCCTGAATGGCGCCCTTGACCCAGTCATGTATTTCTTTGTAGCTGAGAAGTTCCGTGAAGCCTTATGCAGCTTGTTCTGTGGCAAAAAGGCTGTAATGTTGCCTCAGACTTATGAAGGAAAGACAAATGAGAGCTCACTAAGTGCTAAGTCTGAACTGTGA